One genomic segment of Marinitoga piezophila KA3 includes these proteins:
- the arcA gene encoding arginine deiminase, giving the protein MGINVYSEVKRLRRVLLHRPGLELENMEPDLLEELLFEDIPFLKKAQQEHDYFADVLRTNGVHVEYVTDLLATSLSEDSIKEQFVKEYLELSEVKNEYIKEALEEYLLSFETKEMINKIVGGVRINEFKLKKENFSTKVRLNKQFYLLPLPNLYFQRDPVAFVGKGIVINRMRTKARRRESLFMKYVVKYNNDFKNTPIYYDMTLPFAIEGGDVLVLTEKVLAIGISQRTDPEAVEILAKKLFFETDESFETILAINIPKKRAYMHLDTIFTMVDTDKFLAHSQLESSLLVYVIKKGKDGDLEVIEENKSLEEILQKYLENGQVKILKCGGEDEIAAKREQWNDGSNVLAVKPGVVIAYDRNYVTNTLLRDNGISVIEIPSSELSRGRGGPRCMSMPMNRGD; this is encoded by the coding sequence ATGGGAATAAATGTATATTCAGAAGTTAAAAGATTGAGGCGTGTGTTATTACACAGACCAGGTTTAGAACTTGAAAATATGGAACCTGATTTACTTGAAGAATTATTATTTGAAGATATTCCATTTTTAAAGAAAGCTCAGCAGGAACACGATTATTTCGCTGATGTATTAAGAACAAATGGTGTTCATGTAGAATATGTAACTGATTTATTGGCTACATCTTTAAGCGAAGATTCTATAAAAGAGCAATTTGTAAAAGAATATCTTGAATTAAGCGAGGTTAAAAATGAATATATAAAGGAAGCTCTTGAAGAATATCTTTTAAGCTTTGAAACAAAGGAAATGATAAATAAAATTGTTGGTGGAGTTAGAATTAATGAATTTAAATTAAAGAAAGAGAATTTTTCAACAAAGGTAAGGCTTAACAAACAGTTTTATTTATTGCCATTACCAAACCTTTATTTCCAGAGAGATCCTGTTGCTTTTGTTGGTAAAGGTATTGTTATAAACAGGATGAGAACAAAAGCAAGAAGAAGAGAATCATTATTTATGAAATATGTTGTAAAATATAATAACGACTTCAAAAATACTCCTATTTACTACGATATGACATTGCCTTTTGCTATTGAAGGCGGAGATGTATTGGTTCTTACCGAAAAAGTTCTTGCTATAGGTATTTCACAAAGAACAGATCCCGAAGCTGTAGAAATCCTTGCCAAGAAACTATTCTTTGAAACAGATGAATCATTTGAAACTATTCTTGCTATTAATATCCCAAAGAAAAGAGCATACATGCATCTTGATACTATATTTACAATGGTTGATACAGATAAATTCCTCGCTCATTCGCAATTAGAATCCAGTTTATTGGTATATGTAATTAAAAAAGGAAAAGACGGTGATCTTGAAGTTATTGAAGAGAACAAATCACTTGAAGAAATATTACAAAAATACCTTGAAAATGGTCAGGTAAAAATATTAAAATGTGGTGGAGAAGATGAAATTGCAGCAAAAAGAGAGCAATGGAATGACGGTTCAAATGTTTTAGCCGTAAAACCTGGTGTTGTTATCGCATATGATAGAAATTATGTTACAAACACTCTTTTAAGAGATAATGGCATTAGCGTTATTGAAATACCTTCAAGTGAATTATCAAGAGGTCGTGGAGGACCACGATGTATGTCAATGCCTATGAATAGGGGGGATTAA
- a CDS encoding basic amino acid/polyamine antiporter — MSNNKVLGLFALTMLVIGSMIGAGIFNSPADLGSVANPGAILIGWLITGFGVFSLAMVFQFLSYKRPELEGGIYSYAREQFGEFIGFNSAWGYWWSALLGNIAFFAVIMKILSGYFPILEQNKIIALVFSSIILWVYHFLIVSGIRTAGTTNAILTVLKLIPLFLVAIVSIFAFNPDLVKDIFFSTKIAATGETASIFKQVNDSFGTMLWAFIGIEGAVVLSNKAKSQKDVGKATIIGFIITLIVYISVSVFTMGVVPPGELVNSTSPLGTVLSKVMGKPGQYILDFGFLFSVFGALLSWLLLTAEIPYIAAVKDNVFPKKFAQQNENATPVFSLTITNIITQIFLLSLLSDTLQNVYNTIFYIATTTILLPYFFSAVFGVKVAKEENSGLYKFFAWVAVIYTAWVIYAVGWIYIITALVIYSFGIFAYPIAKKERGEGLTGGQKLTYGVMWVISIVVIFLVATGKLSV; from the coding sequence ATGAGCAACAACAAAGTTTTAGGGTTATTTGCACTTACCATGCTGGTTATTGGTTCAATGATTGGCGCCGGGATTTTCAACTCACCAGCTGATCTTGGTAGCGTTGCAAACCCTGGAGCAATTTTAATTGGTTGGCTAATTACAGGATTCGGTGTTTTTTCTCTGGCAATGGTATTTCAGTTTTTATCCTATAAACGTCCCGAATTAGAAGGTGGTATTTACTCTTATGCCAGAGAACAATTTGGAGAATTTATAGGGTTTAATTCTGCGTGGGGATATTGGTGGAGTGCGTTGCTCGGGAATATTGCTTTCTTTGCTGTAATAATGAAAATTCTAAGTGGATATTTCCCAATTTTAGAACAAAATAAAATTATCGCACTTGTTTTTTCAAGTATTATTCTATGGGTTTATCACTTTTTAATTGTTAGCGGAATTAGAACAGCTGGTACCACAAATGCTATTTTAACTGTTTTAAAATTAATTCCTCTATTTCTTGTTGCTATAGTTTCAATTTTTGCGTTTAATCCTGATCTCGTAAAAGATATATTCTTTTCAACCAAAATTGCTGCAACTGGAGAAACAGCATCTATTTTCAAGCAGGTAAATGATAGTTTTGGAACTATGTTATGGGCATTTATTGGTATAGAAGGCGCAGTTGTTCTTTCAAATAAGGCGAAATCACAAAAAGACGTCGGAAAAGCTACTATAATTGGCTTTATTATTACACTTATTGTTTATATTTCAGTTTCTGTTTTTACAATGGGTGTTGTACCACCGGGCGAATTGGTTAATTCAACTTCACCTCTTGGTACTGTTTTAAGTAAAGTTATGGGTAAACCTGGACAATATATTCTCGACTTTGGATTTTTATTCTCTGTTTTTGGTGCTTTACTAAGCTGGTTATTACTTACTGCAGAGATACCGTATATTGCCGCAGTTAAAGATAATGTATTCCCTAAAAAATTTGCTCAGCAAAATGAAAATGCCACACCTGTATTTTCATTGACAATTACAAATATCATCACTCAGATTTTCTTATTATCTTTATTATCAGATACTTTACAAAATGTTTATAATACTATATTCTATATTGCTACAACAACAATATTATTACCATATTTCTTCTCCGCTGTATTTGGAGTTAAAGTAGCAAAAGAAGAAAATAGCGGATTGTATAAATTCTTTGCGTGGGTTGCTGTAATTTATACAGCATGGGTAATTTATGCAGTTGGATGGATATATATAATAACTGCATTGGTAATTTATTCATTTGGTATATTTGCATATCCTATAGCCAAAAAGGAAAGAGGCGAAGGTTTAACAGGTGGGCAAAAACTTACATATGGAGTAATGTGGGTTATTTCTATAGTTGTTATATTCCTCGTGGCAACAGGAAAATTATCTGTATAA